GGAAGCCCTGCGCACCCTCGGCGACCTGCCGCAGGCCCGCGCCGTGCCGCCGCTGGCGGCCAGCGAAACGCTCGGGCGGCAGCAGCTGCAGGCCGAGCACACCCAGCTGCGCGGGCAGCTGGACATCGCCCTGGCCGCGCAGCGCGTCGCCGAGCGGGCGATGACCCAGGCGCAGAAGGGCGAGGCGATCGGGCAGATGCTCGCCGGCATCGTCCACGACTTCAACAACATGCTGCAGACCGCGATGACCTCGGTGAGCATGGTCGCCGAGCATCCGCAGCGCCTGCAGCCGGACCAGCGCAAGCTGCTCGGCATCGCCAGCGAGGCGCTGCAGCACGGCGCGCGGATGACCCGGCGCCTGCTCGGCTTCGCCCGCGCGCACCCGGTCAAGCCGGAATGGCTGGACCTGTGCGAGGTGGTGGTGACCATGCAGCCGCTGCTGGCGCAGGCGCTGGGCGGGGAAATGAAATTGCAGCTGGCCACCACCGACGGCGGCGCCACCACCTATGCCGACCGCGGCTCGGTCGAGCAGGCGGTGATGAACCTGGCGCTGAACGCGCGCGATGCCTGCCGGCCGGGCGACCTGGTGTCGATCCGCTGCGGCACCCTGCAGGTGCCGCCGTCGCCGGAAGCGGCGGCGATGCGCCAGCCGGGCCGCTACGTGACCCTGTCGGTCAGCGACCAGGGCGAGGGCATGTCCGAGGAGACCAAGTCGCGGCTGTTCGAGGCCTATTTCACCACCAAGCCCGAGGGCAAGGGCACCGGCCTGGGCCTGGCCCAGGTCTACGGCCTGGTGCGCCAGGCCGGCGGCTTCGTCGATGTGGATTCGGCGCTGGGCCATGGCACCACCATCACCCTGGCGTTCCCCTACGTCGCCGAAGCGCCGCCCGGCGAAGGCGACAGCGCAGCGCACTAGGCCTCCAGCGCGGATCAGCGTGCCGGCAACCGTTCGCTCAGGCTGACCGCGAACGCCTCGTGCAACAGCCGCAACGCGCGCTGCTGGCGCGCCGCGCCGAACGTGGCGCAGCACGAGGGCGGCACCTGCACCTGGAAATCGCGCATCCGCGCATCGATCGCGGTGGCCAGCACGCAGGCGTCGGTGGCCACGCCGGTGATCAGCAGGCGCTCGGCCTGCAACCGCGACAGCAGCACCTGCAGCGCCGAATCCAGGAACGCCGAATGCTTCGGCTTGAGCACGTAGTAGTCCTGCGGCTGCGGCGCCAGCAGCCTGGCGATCCGCGCGCCGCGCTGCGCCGGGTCGGCGCACAGCGTCCACAGGCCTTCGAAATCGGTCTGCCAGTCGGCGAAGTTGTCGTTGGCGAACAGTACCGGCCAGCCGCGGCGATGGAAGCGTGCGCGCAGCTGCGCGATGCGCCCGGCCACCGGCAGCGCCGCCTTGGCCAGGCGCGCGCCGTCGGGGAAATCGAAACGGCTGACCATGTCCACGATCAGCAGCGCCGGCCGGCTCACGAGGGGTGCCCGCGTGCGTCGCGCAGGCGCCGCCGTTTCAGCGTCTGCAGCAGCTGCCCGGCCACGGCGGTCAGCAGCACCAGCGTGTTGGTGGCTACGAACACGTAGTTGCGCAGCGCCAGGCTGTAGACGATGAACAGCACCGAGGCGCTGATCTGGCCGACGAACAGCCAGGCCGACACCGCCTGCACGTCGGGCGCGCGCCATTGCTTGTGGATCTGCCGCAGCAGCGTCGCCACCAGGATCAGCGTCGCCGCCCAGCCGACCAGGTCCAGCGGCTTCATCGGGCGCTCCGTCGCGGTCGCCAAGTGCCGCACGGCAGGCGCAGTGCCTGCGCCGATGCAGCGATGCGGGCGGTGCGTGGCGCGGCCGCCGGATGGAGGGTCGGCATCGCGGGATGGAACGGTTGGCGCATGTGCGCTGCCTCGTGTACTGACCGCCTCCATGTTCTCCGCGCGCGGTGAAACGCGGGTGAGCGCCACGCAATGGCTGAACGGACCGCGGCCCGCGGCGCGGTCGCGCGCTCGGCGATCTTCGCGAAAGCTTACTATTTAAGGTTTACAGTGGCGGCCGTATTTTGCCCGCCGACAGGAGAGAACGTGGGGACCAGTGGCAATCACAACAGGGTGCCGGCCGCGGCGCCAGGGTCCGGGCCGTGGCAGTGCGCTGCCCGACGAGGCCGGCGGATCGCATGAGCATGGTCGTTCCCCCACCGACCCTGCCCGATGCGGTTTCCCTCGATGCCGGCCACGCGGTGCTGCCGCCCGAGGCGCCCTTGCCGATGCCGGTGCAGAGCCTGCGCGAGGGCAAGCTGCGCAACAGGCGCCTGCCCAGCACGCCGGTCGGCATGTTCTGGCGGCGGCTGTACGTGTTCGGCACCACTGCGCTGATGACCGCCTACGCCAGCGTGCTGATCGCCAAGGTGTTGCTGATCGGCGGCGTCAGCGTGCTGGAAGCCTGCCTGATGGCGCTGTTCATCCCGCTGTTCGCGTGGATCGCGTTCTCGTTCGTCAGCGCGCTGGCCGGATTCGTGACCCTGGTGTTCGGCGCCGGGCGCAAGCTCGGCATCGATCCGGACGCGCCGCTGCCGAACGTGCGCAGCCGTACCGCCTTGCTGATGCCGACCTACAACGAGGATCCGCACCGGCTGATGGCCGGGCTGCAGGCGATCTACGAATCGGTCGAGGCCACCGGCCAGATCGAGCACTTCGATTTCTTCATCCTCAGCGACACCACGCGCGAGCAGGTCGGCGCCGAGGAAGAGCAGGTCTACGCCGACCTGGTCGCGCGCACCGGCGGCCAGGGCCGCATCTACTACCGGCGCCGCGCCGACAACGCCGAACGCAAGGCCGGCAACATCGCCGACTGGGTGCGCCGCTTCGGCGGCGCCTACCCGCAGATGCTGATCCTGGACGCCGACAGCCTGATGACCGGCGAGACCATCGTGCGCCTGGTCGCGGGGATGGAGAACAACCCCGACGTCGGCCTGATCCAGACCCTGCCGGAAGTGGTCAACGGCAACAGCCTGTTCGCGCGCATGCAGCAGTTCGGCGGCCGCGTCTACGGCCCGGTGATCGCCTACGGCGTGGCCTGGTGGCACGGCGCGGAGAGCAATTACTGGGGCCACAACGCGGTGATCCGCACCCAGGCCTTCGCCGAACAGGCCGGCCTGCCGGCGCTGCCCGGGCGCAAGCCGTTCGGCGGGCACGTGCTCAGCCACGATTTCGTCGAGGCCGCGCTGATGCGCCGCGGCGGCTGGGCCACGCACATGGTGCCGTACCTGCAGGGCAGCTACGAGGAAGGCCCGCCGACCCTGACCGACCTGCTGGTGCGCGACCGCCGCTGGTGCCAGGGCAACCTGCAGCATTCCAAGGTGGTCGCCGCGCGCGGCCTGCACTGGATCAGCCGCCTGCA
The Xanthomonas sp. AM6 DNA segment above includes these coding regions:
- a CDS encoding PAS domain-containing sensor histidine kinase produces the protein MPTHARYRQIVELSHDCIKEIGRDGVVRSINAHGLVLLGAAEPKRIVGREWVALWPQDMRPLAETALAAALRNEQYEFWAQRPTLDGRPRWWHVLASPLTNADAEVESVLVISRDVTEHRQIEEALRTLGDLPQARAVPPLAASETLGRQQLQAEHTQLRGQLDIALAAQRVAERAMTQAQKGEAIGQMLAGIVHDFNNMLQTAMTSVSMVAEHPQRLQPDQRKLLGIASEALQHGARMTRRLLGFARAHPVKPEWLDLCEVVVTMQPLLAQALGGEMKLQLATTDGGATTYADRGSVEQAVMNLALNARDACRPGDLVSIRCGTLQVPPSPEAAAMRQPGRYVTLSVSDQGEGMSEETKSRLFEAYFTTKPEGKGTGLGLAQVYGLVRQAGGFVDVDSALGHGTTITLAFPYVAEAPPGEGDSAAH
- the mdoH gene encoding glucans biosynthesis glucosyltransferase MdoH, whose translation is MSMVVPPPTLPDAVSLDAGHAVLPPEAPLPMPVQSLREGKLRNRRLPSTPVGMFWRRLYVFGTTALMTAYASVLIAKVLLIGGVSVLEACLMALFIPLFAWIAFSFVSALAGFVTLVFGAGRKLGIDPDAPLPNVRSRTALLMPTYNEDPHRLMAGLQAIYESVEATGQIEHFDFFILSDTTREQVGAEEEQVYADLVARTGGQGRIYYRRRADNAERKAGNIADWVRRFGGAYPQMLILDADSLMTGETIVRLVAGMENNPDVGLIQTLPEVVNGNSLFARMQQFGGRVYGPVIAYGVAWWHGAESNYWGHNAVIRTQAFAEQAGLPALPGRKPFGGHVLSHDFVEAALMRRGGWATHMVPYLQGSYEEGPPTLTDLLVRDRRWCQGNLQHSKVVAARGLHWISRLHMMIGIGHYFTAPMWGLLMLIGIAIPLQSDGFDLVASVVSPFSPARYWHQQDSTRVFWVFAVTMFVLLAPKVLGYFAMLLKPEERRGCGGALRALLSMLLETVLAALMAPVVMYVQSRGVAEVLAGKDSGWDAQQRDDGRLSWLALARSYGGLSAFGLLMGAMAYVVSPSLAMWMAPVVIGMALAIPVVAVSSSRAAGLWLRQLRILAIPEERQPPAVLLRAGELRRAAAARRIAS
- a CDS encoding isochorismatase family cysteine hydrolase; amino-acid sequence: MSRPALLIVDMVSRFDFPDGARLAKAALPVAGRIAQLRARFHRRGWPVLFANDNFADWQTDFEGLWTLCADPAQRGARIARLLAPQPQDYYVLKPKHSAFLDSALQVLLSRLQAERLLITGVATDACVLATAIDARMRDFQVQVPPSCCATFGAARQQRALRLLHEAFAVSLSERLPAR